The nucleotide sequence AGAGACTTTCTTTCTAGTTCCCAATCTCCTTTAACAAACTGAAACCATGATTGCCACCCCAAGTTTATTACCGATATTTTCCCagagaggcaatgtggtatgGAGAAAAGATCACTGGCCTTGGAGccagatctggattcaaatcctagtttgAATCTACTACACTAATTCAGTTtaaaacaacaagcatttattatatgccaaacaTAATGCAAGGAGATATAAtgatcaagaaagaaagaaacagttcCTACCttgaagaagcttacattctgtgttagctgtgtgactctgggcaagtcatttcatgcctttgaatctcagtttgctcatcttttAAAATGGTGGAAGAGAATGGACTAGATCAGTCATTACTAATTTGTGGGTGTATGGATCTTTGAATCCACAAGGTTACCAAATAAAGACATTTCAGTCTTTACCTCCAATGAAATGTGAAGGGGTGGGGAATTTTTTTATGGTAAAAAGaagtcctatgatcctatgatcctcaAACTACGTGATCGATCAcatgttttcctctgtgtttctgttcccacagttcttcctctgaatgtgcatagtcttctttctcttaagtccctcagaattgttctggatcattgcattgctgctagtagagaagtccattacattctattggactacaatgtatcagtctctgtgtataatgttctcctggttctgttccttttgccctgcatcaattccagatcacatggaattcctccagttcattattcctttgagcacaatagtattccatcaccagcagataccacaatttgttcagacattccccaattgaaggacagcCTAAGATTTTAACCTTTGCTGTAAGAGTCTGAGCAATGAATCTGGGCCACGGCAGGTGGTTTAAAGGCTAAAGATCTTGTACAGAACaatcaagtcacttcacctaccttggcctcagtttcttccaatgTAAAATAGGGCAGTTGGCCTAGATGCCTTTCCACGTCCCTTGTCGTCCTCAATCTGTGATGCTATGATCCCTCCCACTCAATACCAGATCAAAGATGAAGGCACTTTGAGTTCTCATTTCAAACTTGTCCgcctggttttttgtttgtttgttttgtaacttccttttccctttgaagATGCCCTGGACttcattttaatttgctttctttgGGTTCATTGTGTTGGAGGGAGGGGGTCAGGCATCTTAATTTGTCTGGCTCTACTCCACTAAGTAGACAATCTCATCCCCTTCACCTCCAATCTCCCCATTTGGCAGTCTGCCTTTTTATTAGCCCCCTAGTCCCACCACTATATACTTGAGAACCCAGCAAGGCttaagtggaaagaatattaagtTAAGAGACCTGTGTTCAAGGCGGTTGCCTCCCCAACTCAATGGCTATTTTGTAAATTGGCCTCATCCCAAACGCCTAGCTAGAAAGAAATTGGGGGAGGTGGCAGACTGCCAATGATCTCAGAAACTTCTCTGCCCCTCACCCTCCGGGTCAGGAATGAGTCAGGGGAGGGTGAAGGGCACTCATAGCTGGGACTCCCAGAAAGCCGGAGGGCCTAAAGTGCACTGTATCGTTGGCGATCTGTACAATCACATGATTTGGTGAGGAGGGAAGTGAAGTGACTTCTTGGGAGAGAATCAAGTGATACCCCTCAGAGTCCCCTTCCCGGGCTGCTTTGGAACTCCTCCCTAGTTCCGGGCTACTGCAAGTGAGAAAGCCGCTGCACGAGGTGCAGAAGAACTACACACTGGCAAAAGGAAGCCACTGAAGTCTAATCTAGAAGGCGCAAGGTGTCCGGGTCTAACCCGGTGTCTTAAGCTCAGGATGGTATTGTGGGCTCGCCTTCTGAGACAATCTGTTCGCGGTTTGGCCTCTCCGTAACTCCACTAGGGGGCAGCATAAGCATCTCAGAGTCCCTCCCCAGGCGGCGTTGTTGCTGGTGGTCAGATTGAGGGCATCTGGAGTCAGACCTAGCAGGGATGCTGCGATGGTTCAGAGAGGGCTTGTGTACAAGGGCCCCTTCGTGAGGTCGGGGACCGCGGCGGAAGTGTCTCCAGTACAGGGAGCAGCCCTCGGGGATGAGAAATCTTAGACAGCAAAGGCACGTTGCAATCCCAGAACCCTCCCAGGCTGCGGAAATCATCagaaggtgtttttttgtttgtttgttttgattttttttttatttaaaaaaaaaaaaaacagtatttaCAATCGCCTCCCAACAGCCCCTACTCTTAGAGGTGAGTCAGCTGCGATGCCCTCTCTCTCCGCCCGCGGAGAATGGAGGGGTGAGGTCCAAGCAGCATAAAACAAATGACTCCCACGCACCCTCTGGGTGTGAGAACAAAAGTCCGGAGCGTGAAGGCCCGCTAAATGCAAACCACGAGTTGTATGTCTGGTTTCCCCTCTTTGCATTTCTGGGACTGGTGAAGGGGATTGCTGTAGAAATGGGGTGTCAAGCTCTTCGCTTGGACTACGTGGTCATCGCTCAGGTCCAAGAAAGTTCTTAGGGCGCTGGGCTTTGTGTAGTGTAGACACACCACCATCCCTCCTAGGAGGAGGCATAAGATACCTGCAACAGGTTGAGTAAGGGGAGGAGGTGTTAGCGGCCATGTCTGGAGCCTGGCTTTAACCCCAGAACCCCAGACTGCACCTGACCTGACGCTCACCCTTATTCCTTTTTAGTTTGCTTTAAACTTTTGCTCTAGCTTATTTTCAACTAAGTGtctattttatttccctcttacctctttcccccataaaaacaaacaaaccaaaaaaaacaaacaaacaaaaaaaacatatcCAGCTTTATTCCTAAATTCTCATCCATGTggccctttcccttcctcttttaacTACCTGCAACCTCCCAATCTCGGCATTGCTCTCAGAAGTTCATATTCCGGTCCCAGGTCCTAGTGGGTTTCTCCTGCTCACATCTTTAGCTCACCTGTGGCCAGCGTGATCCAGAAGGCTACCCCATAGTGGGTGGTGAGAAGTTTCGAGCCTAGGTGGATCGGGCATAGGGGCACACTGGAGATGGAAACGAAGGAGAAGATAGCAAAAAAAACGAAGGCGCCAGCGAACAGCAGAGAGAGTCCTCCATAAAGTGGGACCGGCATGGAGAGAAGCGCGTTGGAAAGCAGCCAGAAGCAAAATGCTACCCTGCAGAGGAATGGGTGAGAAAAGTGAGAGCAGGCCAGAAATGATGACCATTCAGTTGGGACAGGATCAAAAAATCCCGGGAGTAATGAAGCAGATTAGCTCCTGGCCCTGGGGGTCgggtaagacctgggttcaaattctgcctctgacagtTGTTAGCTATCACCTCtgagtttccctatctgtaaagaCCAAGGATTGGGCTTCGATTActtttaaggtttcttctagaTCTAAACCTTCATATTGTTCACTGGGAGAGAAGTCACCTGGCCTCAACCGTCCGGAGATCCTACCTCGGTGAATACCTCGGCCCCAACCCCACCCTGAAGAAGCATcgataaaagagaagagagatcctCGTAACAGCTCTCTAGACAGACCCTTCCCCCATTGCCTCCAACCCTTCCTGCAGGCAATCGGAAATCCTAATTATAGGCTAGATCATGACTCGCTCCCGTTTTCCTTTTGCCAAAATAAGATGGGGTGCTGGGAGGTAAGAAGCCCCCGGGACATGAATTGATGGAATGAAGTCTCAATTTAGGTAAGGACTAAAGGCCTGCGGGTGGTTGATGTCCGCCTCTGCAAAAACAGGATTGATCAGTTGGGACCTGCTGACCCTGGGGATGATAGGAGTTTTCAGTTTTCGTTATTAGGTTCCCTGGGCTGCCAGGCCGATCAAGCCGGTTGAGTCTGGTGTGAGAGCCCGCCTCCTCTCAGTGGGGCTCCTCCAGGTCCACTCGTGCACTCACCAGAGTGTAGCCGAAGCATAATGTCCCGCCAGTCGATACTGGCGGTACAAGCCACAGGGACTGGCCGGGGTGAATTTCTCCGCTAGGTAGAGCACCGGGTTAGGCAGCCCCCTCTCTAGCGCCTCTTCGTATTCCTCCGAGTACTTGTCTCCAAATCGCCAGCTGAACTTCTCGTTGTAGTTGATGGTCTCGTTCAGTTGGTACACTGGGACTCCTGGAGGGAGAGGGCCATAGGGGGGATCAGCAAGGGTCTGGCCAAGCCAGTCTCTACGCCTGATCCTGGGGGTCTATTTGCTCTGTGCGCAATGAGATCACCCAACAGAATGGGAGTGGGAAACGCGATCGCAGAACCGGACGGATGAGCGGCTTGGCCAGtgcagagggagagggaagctTTTCCTAGGGGCCTTAAGATCTAGTTCTGGAACCTTAGCTTGCCCAAACGTCTACACACCCAGATACAAGCCGATCTTCCCACTACCTAACCCTCCACCTCAGGTTATGTGCTCTCAGAATAAGTCACAGAGTCGCCTCCAGAATACCGAGGGGGCCAGGGAGAGGCACTTCGTCCTTCCTCACCTCTGAGTGTGATGTTGACTCCTTCCAATCCGACTTGCAGTCCGATATCTGCATGGACTTGGGCAGAGGTGAAAGCCTTGTAGGAAGTGTTAGCTCTTACTCGGCCCACATACCATTCTCCGCTGAAGTTCACCGCTGAGAGGGaaccagattttttttccccataagaaggATGTGGAGGATTGtttgaagaaggggaagagagcgGAACATGGAGGGGGGAGCGTGATGGTGAAGTTTAACAGTGGGGTCATGAGGCATGGACACGTAGGGGCACGATGAAGGGGAAATGATGGGAAAGGGTGGGGTGGCACAATCCACTAATACGGGAGAGCCTAGAAACGAGCAGAAGGCACTCAGAGTGGCAAAGGGGGCAGTGTCTGGCAGCTCTCctagtctctctcttctctaccaCCCGGAGCCAAAACACTCACTCACCTACAATCTCTGCACCTATGAACAGACTGATGAGAATTCGAACACACCAGAACCAGCGCTGCAAGGACAGAAAGATCAGTGGTGATGAGAAGATGATTTTTGTTCCCCAACTCCCAAGATCCTTCCTGCCCCCATTATTCCCCAAAGGGACAACCAGCTCCTTATAAACCTTTTCTCATATCTTTTGGAACTAATCTCCAAACTAATAGAGACTGACTTCAGTCTTGTCAGACTACTGAGCTCCCCGGGCTAGGCGCGGACCCAGTAAAGGCATTTTTCCGGTTCTGAGGTCATTCTCTTTAGGCACTCCTCACACCCCACCCCTTGGAGTCATAGCTGAATGAGC is from Gracilinanus agilis isolate LMUSP501 chromosome 2, AgileGrace, whole genome shotgun sequence and encodes:
- the DUOXA2 gene encoding dual oxidase maturation factor 2, whose protein sequence is MTLFNGELPFYPRPHFAAGISVPLLVVIVVFLALAASFLLILPGIRGHSRWFWCVRILISLFIGAEIVAVNFSGEWYVGRVRANTSYKAFTSAQVHADIGLQVGLEGVNITLRGVPVYQLNETINYNEKFSWRFGDKYSEEYEEALERGLPNPVLYLAEKFTPASPCGLYRQYRLAGHYASATLWVAFCFWLLSNALLSMPVPLYGGLSLLFAGAFVFFAIFSFVSISSVPLCPIHLGSKLLTTHYGVAFWITLATGILCLLLGGMVVCLHYTKPSALRTFLDLSDDHVVQAKSLTPHFYSNPLHQSQKCKEGKPDIQLVVCI